The genomic DNA AGTTTAAATCCCTTGTATGCTTACCAAGCAAAAACCCTAACCCTcctaacaaaacaaacaaattaattcaCGGTACTAGGCTGGGGTTTACCACTACAACTAACACTTACTAAACTGCAATTCacatatttcaaaaaaattaataaacacaCCGAAATGTGGAGATTTTGTGAAGTTATTCCCGTTTCCCAACCTCATTGAGTTGAAACAAAAACCCTAACCTTATCTCTAAAGCACGGCTAAAACACTCAGCAGCTTCGCCGAAATCTTTTTCTCCCAAAGCTTTTGTTCCCCTCCGTATTAAGTCGTTGGAGAACTCCAGCTTCTTTTCTTGATCTCCATCATCAGGCACACCAGAAGTTTCACCGTCCTCCTCGTTACCAGTTGATTCTATACCTCCCTCGAACAAAGATTGTATGGTAGCTGCAACTGAGGCTCGATTTGTTTCTGTGGTTTCGGTGGATTTTGGAACATCTTCTGTCATTGACACTGAATCTTCTTCTTCCGGCGCCATTGCCTTGGCTtagctttaattttctttttaaatgaatataatcaatataaaacgCGAAAATAGCGCCGTCAAATTTATCGTCCCCATTCCAAAACGGTGCCGTTATTAATGTTTGAACTAAtgactaaatatatattttcttttgtttggatAACGGGAAGCATTATTtgttcaacttattttttttatattaaattgataatatcaaataaataaaattttaaatttaaatattgattttaaaattattacattaaatGTTAATCACTTACTAAtaaggtttaaatttatattcttttgtttaaaaatttatttttaaaagggtaatatagttatttattatataatgagaCAACtcgagtgaaaaaaaaaattaaattgatcatatcaaatatataaattctgAATTCAAATGGCCAATTTTATACTCATTATATCAATTATtcatgagtaatattatgtgtactcactttgggtacataaatatatacatattcatatatatcattatatgattgattattgttttattcttaattcaaaatcatttaattatataatgacacatataaatatgtatatatttatgtacccaaaatagatacacatagttttattgattattcatatattatctcttttgtttgatattcttcttcttctgactCGATCTAACCCACAACGCAGTGGATGACTATATTACCCCTTTAAGGTGTCTTTATTGTCCACCCACCACAGAACTCATACGCCACTCGCTTTAGCTTCACAGATTAGTCAGAGTGATGGCTTCCACAATCTCGTCGTCTTTGGTTTTATCGCTCCCTCGTGCGCGAATTGCGCAGCCAGTCTCTTGCAAGGCGGAGGCTTCTAAACCTGCGCTACAACTTCACCCCAACCGGAGGAACTTATTACTGTTCTCGCTAACGGCAATGCCTGCTTTAACAGCGAGAGAAGGTGCAGGTTTGGCGGAGGACATTCCGCTGTTCGGTTTGAGGAAGAATCTAAGGAAGGCAGGGGAGGAAGCGGTGGAAATTGTGaaagttgcagagaaaaaaatagaagcGGCAGAAAAGGAGATTTTGAAAGAAGCAAAAACGGCGGAGAAAGAGATAGAAACGACGGTGGGTTTTGGAGCGTTGGCACAGGCGGGAGCTGTAGCTGCAGCAGAGGTTGTTGGAGTGGTGGTTGCTAGCGCTGTGGTTAATGGGATTTTGGGACCTGAACCACAAAAATATTGacgattttcaaaaatataaatatttatgtatctgTTGTAACTTGTAATGGCTTATTAAGCTGTAAGCTACTGTAATTATGGAAGTTTAATCGATCATTATTATTCTCTCATTCATTTTCCATGgaacagaaattaaatttttatagggtttttcgaattaaacttaaaatgatAAGTTTATGGAAGATAATTAGTGAAGATGACATAAGCTTTAAAGGGTGTTTAAGAACCCTAGTAAATCTTATCTGCCCCAAAcagtgaaataaaaaaaatattgtttatctctttctctctccgTATCCATGGCTCGAGTTTGCTCCAACCCAGTTGCTTTTCATAGATTGCGACCATCTTTTAATCCTTTTCGTCAATCTCCCCAGCAAATTAAAACCTGTCTCAGCTCTCAACGCAAGACTCGCAGATTTCCCACTCTGGTGGCTTGCCAAACAACTCCTAATCCTCCTGAAACTAAACAGGTATTTATTTTCCCTTGTTTCGTAGTTTGCAACTGAATCGAGTTAACATAATTGTTCAGTGAATCGTTGATTGGTATTTTGTGGCTGCAGGAAGAAGTGGTAGTCGAGGCTGATTCAGTGAGTGATGGCACCAGTACTCAGGCTACAAATACAAGCTCGTCAATGGATTCTGGGTTTATTCAATTtccaaacaaagaaataaataagcGTATAGCAATGGCTTCTACTCTTGGTGCACTAGGATTTTTCTTGTTTACAAGACTGAACTTTGGTGTTTCTTTGAAGGACTTGACAGCCCTTGCGTTACCTTATGAAGAggtctctttatattaattttactatcttaattttgttttagcttAGTATTTTACTTGTTCTGAACGTGGGTTGATTTAATTTCTAGTCTGTTTCAAGTATAATCAGATTTAGATTTCTCTTTATGCAAGCTTTCTATTGATCATGCTTTTACTAATTTCATGTCTTCAATCATGTTTCAAGTGATTTCCTAGCAGCTAGGACCAATAAATCTCTGCACATATGTTCAGTTTTGTATCTTTCATATTTGACTCTATGCTTATTGAGTTATATAGgttgatttttattattctttgttAAACATATTTGTGTCAATTTTCTAGGCCCTCTCAAATGGGAAGCCCACTGTTGTGGAGTTCTATGCAGATTGGTGCGAAGTATGTCGGGAACTAGCTCCTGAAGTTTACAAAGTTGAACAACAATACAAGTAATACCTTGAAATTTAGTTTGTTTCATTGTATTCATGCATTTGTATGACTATCTAGTGATTACAAAGGTTctttgaaagataattttatagGCCCTATGGATGCTTTTCTCTTAGTTTGAGAATAGATCGACTTAGATAGTAACTGAAATCTTTTGATGAAGGGACCAAGTGAATTTTGTTATGCTGAATGTTGATAATACAAAATGGGAACAAGAGCTTGATGAGTTTGGTGTTGAGGGCATACCACACTTTGTGTTTCTGGATAGAGATGGGAATGAGGAGGGTAATGTTGTAGGCAGGCTTCCAAGGCTATACCTGCTTGAGAATGTGGATGCTCTTGCCCGTGGAGAAACCTCAATTCCTCATGCACGTGTTGTGGGGCAGTTTTCAAGTGCTGAGAACAGGAGGGTCCATCAGGTTGTTGCTCCCAGAAGCCATGGCTAGCTTCTACCTTCCCCTGGAAATTGACTGATCAACTTGTGACTGCAAATATACATGCaaggtaatttttatttttctgttactattattatcatcatctcATTAGTTTCAAGCATGTTGCCTCGGTAATGAATGATAGCAACTTGCACTCTCTGCAAGGTTGATTCAGAAGTTGAAAAATAACTTCATCACACTAGACTCAAAGAAgggatttttttcctttcttatcTGTGTCGTTGGTTGGCATCGAATAGGTTATAACCAAAGCTTGCATACTGATTTTGTAAAATCTAATGGAATTTGAGTTtattgaattacttaattgtGATTAGTATTAATCTGGATTATCCTTTACCTGCAGGTTGAAATTTATGTGGAAAATTTGGCTAcctgtcagtttttttttttcccttacaGAAAGCAGCGACAAGCTCTCTCCTTTGGGTCTCTTAATCGGGTCTATGGGTCAGATTTGTTCGTCGATTGTAAAACTTGTGTTGGAAGAATCCACACTACTGCAATCAATAGATATTTGTctatcattttttcttaaattctgcATCTTAATGGTCCAAGTTATGGAACTTCATCTCTTATTTTCCTACTTGCATGAAATAAAATGCTTGTACAGTCCTTCGATATGGCAGGTTTTTCACAAGGCTAATAGAGTTGGATATATTTCTCGTCGGGATTTAAAAGCACTTAAATATAGTActacatagataaaaggaagaGGCAGCTGATAAAGAAGGAGGCCAAAGGCGAAAAGTTTGTAGTGATGGCTCCTAAGTACTTTGACGTTCGATGATCCGACTATTCTCTAAGAGGAACTGAAAACAGAGAATAGATCAAGCATCCAAGAAAATATCTATAACTACAAGATATATAATAAACTTCAATATCAATAGTATTC from Mangifera indica cultivar Alphonso chromosome 16, CATAS_Mindica_2.1, whole genome shotgun sequence includes the following:
- the LOC123198797 gene encoding uncharacterized protein LOC123198797, with the translated sequence MASTISSSLVLSLPRARIAQPVSCKAEASKPALQLHPNRRNLLLFSLTAMPALTAREGAGLAEDIPLFGLRKNLRKAGEEAVEIVKVAEKKIEAAEKEILKEAKTAEKEIETTVGFGALAQAGAVAAAEVVGVVVASAVVNGILGPEPQKY
- the LOC123198796 gene encoding thioredoxin-like protein HCF164, chloroplastic, giving the protein MARVCSNPVAFHRLRPSFNPFRQSPQQIKTCLSSQRKTRRFPTLVACQTTPNPPETKQEEVVVEADSVSDGTSTQATNTSSSMDSGFIQFPNKEINKRIAMASTLGALGFFLFTRLNFGVSLKDLTALALPYEEALSNGKPTVVEFYADWCEVCRELAPEVYKVEQQYKDQVNFVMLNVDNTKWEQELDEFGVEGIPHFVFLDRDGNEEGNVVGRLPRLYLLENVDALARGETSIPHARVVGQFSSAENRRVHQVVAPRSHG